The DNA segment AGGAGGAAATGCCGATTGATTCACTCTTCATTGTAAATTTAAATACAGCACAAACGGAAAAAGTGGCGCGTGTAAAAAGCTATAAAATACCTGCGGAAGGTGCCGGCTGGATGGCGTACCAACTGGAAGAAAAAATGCCGGGGTCGCAAAAAGATACAGCACGTGATACCACAACAGTCCCGGAGGCGAAATCAAAAAGCAAAACATCCAAGCCGAAAAAGGATAAGGAGAATCTGGTGCTGGTGATAAGAAATCTTGCCACAGGCGACACGCTTTCCCACCAGGGAATTACGGAATATCTTTTCTCGAAAAAAGGAACCCTGCTCGCTTTTTCTTCATCCGGCAAGGATAGTCTGCACCCTGCCGGAGTGTACATTCTTAATTTAAATGGAAACGGAAACCTTTCACAGGGTTTGAAGAAAATCTCAGGAGGTGAAGGTGAATACAAGCAACTGGCTGTAGATGAAGCCGGAGAGCAAGTAGCCTTTGTGGCAAACAAAGACACGGGGGAAGTAAAGCAGCGGGTTTATGCCTTGTATTATTGGCAACAAAAGGCTGACAGCGCCATAATAACAGCCGATTCAGCTTCTCCGGAAATGCCGGATGGATGGTCAGTAACTGAGCATGGCAAAACCTTTTTCAGCGAGGATGGCAGCAAGCTGTATTTCGGGACTGCGGCAGTTCCGCCCGCTGCGCCTGAAGATTCGCTGCTGGACGAGGAGAAAGTGCGTGTGGACGTATGGAGCTGGCAGGATGATTACATCCAGCCGCAGCAGTTGCTGAATGTAGAGAAGGAAAAGAAGCGCAGCTATATGGCCGTTTATGATCCACGGAAAAAGCGGATTGTACAGCTTGCACGGGATGATATGCCTGACATCCGCCTGGCACCTGAAGCCAATGCTGAAGTGGCCGTGGGCGTTTCAGATCTGCCATACCGGAAACTGCTGTCCTATGACTGGCCGGGGTATAAGGATGCGTATCTCGTAGACCTTAGAACCGGTGAAAGGCAATTGGAAAAGGAAAAAACGCAGGCCAATGTCTCCCTCTCTCCCGGTGGAAAATATCTTTATTGGTTTGAACCCGCCACGCAGCAATGGTTGGCACACCACGTAAAATCAGGGAAACTTTCCAACCTTACACGCGGCATTGATTCCAAATTTTATTACGAGCTGATAGATCAACCCAGGGAACCGTGGAGCTATGGTGCAGCCGGCTGGACGCAGGATGACGAGGCTTTTCTGATATATGACCGCTACGATATTTGGGTAACAGATCCGGATGGGAAGGATGATCCCTGGAGCCTGACAAACCGTATGGGCCGCAGCCAGCAGGTAAGGTTCCGCCTTCACAAGCTGAACCGGGAGGTGCCGTTTCTGCTTACCTTTGAGCCGCTGATTCTTTCGGGATTTAATGAGGCTGACAAATCCGATGGTTACTTTAAAATAGCTTACGGCAGGAACAACGATCCCGAGTTGCTCATCAGAGGCAACTATATGTTCAATGGCCTGCAAAAGGCCCGGAACAGCAACCGCCTCATGTATACCCGCTCCAGCTTTCAGGAATATCCTGACCTGTGGGTGAGCCATTTGGATTTTGAAAACCCGGAGAAAATAAGCGAAACCAATCCGCAACAAGCGCGGTATCTCTGGGGATCAGCGGAAATGGTAGCCTGGCGCAGTAA comes from the Bacteroidia bacterium genome and includes:
- a CDS encoding prolyl oligopeptidase family serine peptidase; translated protein: MRFFPSCLLIFLFAFAALSAQQSDKIPLSHDVYDSWRSIKSRTLSNDGLWALYTIEPQEGDGKLYLVNLETAQKITFARGTKGQFSFDSEFAIFMVKPQHDSLKAAKRRKVKKEEMPIDSLFIVNLNTAQTEKVARVKSYKIPAEGAGWMAYQLEEKMPGSQKDTARDTTTVPEAKSKSKTSKPKKDKENLVLVIRNLATGDTLSHQGITEYLFSKKGTLLAFSSSGKDSLHPAGVYILNLNGNGNLSQGLKKISGGEGEYKQLAVDEAGEQVAFVANKDTGEVKQRVYALYYWQQKADSAIITADSASPEMPDGWSVTEHGKTFFSEDGSKLYFGTAAVPPAAPEDSLLDEEKVRVDVWSWQDDYIQPQQLLNVEKEKKRSYMAVYDPRKKRIVQLARDDMPDIRLAPEANAEVAVGVSDLPYRKLLSYDWPGYKDAYLVDLRTGERQLEKEKTQANVSLSPGGKYLYWFEPATQQWLAHHVKSGKLSNLTRGIDSKFYYELIDQPREPWSYGAAGWTQDDEAFLIYDRYDIWVTDPDGKDDPWSLTNRMGRSQQVRFRLHKLNREVPFLLTFEPLILSGFNEADKSDGYFKIAYGRNNDPELLIRGNYMFNGLQKARNSNRLMYTRSSFQEYPDLWVSHLDFENPEKISETNPQQARYLWGSAEMVAWRSNDGDNMEGLLYKPANFDSATQYPMIVYYYERLSDNLHRHYVPSPSRSVINPSYYTSNGYIVFMPDISYKVGYPGESAYDAIMSGTMSIINRGFVDADKIGLQGQSWGGYQTAYMITRTNMFRAAMAGAPVSNMTSAYGGIRWGSGLSRQFQYEKTQSRIGATLWENPYLYIENSPVFKADRVKTPLLIMHNDNDGAVPWYQGIELFMALRRLESPVWMLNYNRDGHNLTKRANMKDLSIRMQQFFDHYLKNAPMPVWMKEGIRAIEKGKNMGYEVVETEKEPATSIVEE